A segment of the Salmo trutta unplaced genomic scaffold, fSalTru1.1, whole genome shotgun sequence genome:
TACCCAGGCTAGCTCATCCAGTCAGTACACATGGAATGTGCTCCAGtggataataaaaaaaaaatgtatgcttcAATATTGTAACAAAAGGAAACCCAGTTTTTACATATTTACATCGTCATCCTTATACATttacagatctaaccctaactcttataTCTTTATAtacggggcagcaggtagcctagtggttagagcgttgggccagtaaccgaaaggtataTCTAATCCTgatatctttatatatatctaatcctaactctgatatctttatatatatctaatcctaactctgatatctttatatatatctaatcctaactctgatatctttatatatatataatcctaACTCTGATATCTTTATTTATATCTAATCCTAACTCTgatatctttatatatatctaATCCTAACTCTGATATCTTTATTTATATCTAATCCTAACTCTgatatctttatatatatctaatcctaactctgatatctttatatatatatctaatcctaactctgatatctttatatatatatctaatcctaactctgatatctttatatatatctaATCCTAACTCTGATATCTTTATTTATATCTAATCCtgatatctttatatatatatatatatctaatcctaactctgatatctttatatatatctaATACTAACTCTgatatctttatatatatctaatcctaactctgatatctttatatatatataatcctaATTCTgatatctttatatatatctaATCCTAACTCTGATATCTTTATTTATATCTAATCCTAACTCAgatatctttatatatatctaatcctaactctgatatctttatatatatctaATCCTAACTTTgatatctttatatatatctaATACTAACTCTGAGATATTTATATATATCTAATCCTAACTCtgatatctttatatatatataatcctaATTCTgatatctttatatatatctaATCCTAACTCTGATATCTTTATTTATATCTAATCCTAACTcagatatatttatatatatctaatcctaactctgatatctttatatatatctaATCCTAACTTTgatatctttatatatatctaATACTAACTCTGAGATATTTATATATATCTAATCCTAACTCTgatatctttatatatatctaatcctaactctgatatctttatatatatctaatcctaactctgatatctttatatatatctaatcctaactctgatatctatatatatattttatcctAACTCTGATATCTTTATTTATATCTAATCCTAACTCTGAGATATTTATATATATCTAATCCTAACTCTgatatctttatatatatctaatcctaactctgatatctttatatgtatatatctaatcctaactctgatatctttatatatatctaATTCTAACTctgatatatttatatatatctaatcctaactctgatatctttatatatatctaatcctaactctgatatctatatatatattttatcctAACTCTGATATCTTTATTTATATCTAATCCTAACTCTgatatctttatatatatctaatcctaactctgatatctttatatatatctaatcctaactctgatatctttatatatatatctaaTCCTAACTCTGATATCTTTATTTATATCTAATCCTAACTCTgatatctttatatatatctaATCCTAACTCTGATATCTTTATTTATATCTAATACTAACTCTGATATATTTATGTGTATCTAATCCTAACTCTgatatctttatatatatctaatcctaactctgatatctttatatatatctaATCCTAACTCTGATATCTTTATTTATATCTAATCCTAACTCTgatatctttatatatatctaATCCTAACTCTGATATCTTTATTTATATCTAATCCTAACTCTgatatctttatatatatctaatcctaactctgatatctttatatatatctaatcctaactctgatatctttatatatatctaatcctaactctgatatctttatatatatctaATCCTAACTTTgatatctttatatatatctaatcctaactctgatatctttatatatatctaatcctaactctgatatctttatatatatctaATCCTAACTCTGATATCTTTATTTATATCTAATCCTAACTCTgatatctttatatatatctaATCCTAACTCTGATATCTTTATTTATATCTAATCCTAACTctgatatatttatatatatctaATCCTAACTCTGATATCTTTATTTATATCTAATCCTAACTctgatatatttatatatatctaatcctaactctgatatctttatatatatctaatcctaactctgatatctttatatatatctaatcctaactctgatatctttatatatatctaATCCTAACTCTGATATCTTTACATATATCTAATCCTAACTCTaatatctttatatatatctaATCTTAACTCTgatatctgtatatatatctaatcctaactcttatatatatatatatatcatatatatatatatcatcatatatatatcatatatatatatatcatcatatatatatatatcatcagCCAGGTTATCATCAGCTAGGTAATCATCAGCTAGGTTATCGTCAGCTAGGTTATCATCAGCTAGGTTATCATTTAACAACTGGGTTAGTAGAGATAGAGGAGACAGCTAGGGCATCATCAGCCAGGTTATCATCAGCCAGGTTATCATCAGCTAGGTTATCATCAGCTAGGTTATCATCTAACAACTGGGCTAGTAGAGATAGAGGCAGCTAGGTTATCATCAGCTAGGTTATCATCAGCCAGGTTATCATCAGCTAGGTTATCATCATCTAGGTTAACATCAGCCAGGTTATCATCAGCCAGGTTATCATCTAACATCTGGGTTAGTAGAGATAGAGGAGGCAGCTACGTTATCATTAGCTAGGTTATCATCAGCCAGGTTATCATCAGCTAGGTAATCATCAGCTAGGTTATCGTCAGCTAGGTTATCATCAGCTAGGTTATCATTTAACAACTGGGTTAGTAGAGATAGAGGAGACAGCTAGGTTATCATCAGCCAGGTTATCATCAGCCAGGGTATCATCAGCCAGGTTATCATCAGCCAGGTTATCATCAGCTAGGTTATCATCAGCTAGGTTATCATCTAACAACTGGGCTAGTAGAGATAGAGGCAGCTAGGTTATCATCAGCAAGGTTATCATCAGCCAGGTTATCATCAGCTAGGTTATCATCATCTAGGTTAACATCAGCCAGGTTATCATCAGCCAGGTTATCATCTAACAACTGGGTTAGTAGAGATAGAGGAGGCAGCTAGGTTATCATCAGCCAGGTTATCATCAGCTAGGTTATCATCAGCTAGGTTATAATTAGCTAGGTTATCATCAGCTAGGTTATCATCTAAGAACTGGGTTAGTAGAGATAGAGGAGGCAGCTAGGTTATCATTAGCTAGGTTATCATCAGCCAGGTTATCATCAGCTAGGTAATCATCAGCTAGGTTATCGTCAGCTAGGTTATCATCAGCTAGGTTATCATTTAACAACTGGGTTAGTAGAGATAGAGGAGACAGCTAGGTTATCATCAGCCAGGTTATCATCAGCTAGGTTATCATCAGCTAGGTTATCATCAGCCAGGTTATCATCAGCTAGGTTATCATCAGCTAGGTTATCATCAGCCAGGTTATCATCAGCTAGGTTATAATCAGCCAGTTTTATCATCAGCTAGGTTATCATCAGCCAGGTTTTCATCAGCCATGTTATCATCAGCTAGGTTATCATCAGCTAGGTTTTAGGTTATTATCTAACAACTGGTCCAGTCACATTCCATACATCTGACACACTcttatttatgctgcagtagtttacgtGTCGGGGGGCTAAtgagtctgtcacatctggagtatttctcttgtcttttccggtgtcctgtgtgaatttaaatatgctctctcttaattctctctttctttctctcggaggacctgagccctaggaccatgcctcaggactacctggcttgatgactccttgctgtccccagttcacctggccgtgctgctgctccagttccaactgttctgcctgcagctatggaaccctgacctgttcaccggacgtgctacctgtcccagacctgttgtcccagacctgctggaaccctgacctgttcaccggacgtgctacctgtcccagacctgctgttttcaactctctagagacagcaggagcgatagagatactctcaaagatcggctatgaaaaagccaactgacacttattcttgtgttactgacttgttgcaccctcgacaactactatgattattattatttgaccatgctggtcatttatgaacatttgaacatctaggccatgttctgttataatctccacccggcccagccagaacaggactggccacccctcatagcctggttcctctagtttcttcctaggttctggcctttctagggagtttttcctagccaccgtgcttctacacctgcattgcttgctgtttggggttttaggctgggtttctgtacagcactttgagatatcagctgatgtaagaagggctatataaatacatttgatttgatttattacaccCATGGAAAacagagagtttgtgtgtgtgtgtgtgtgtgtttgtgtgtgtgtgtgtgtgtgtgtgcatggtgtatggtgtgtgtgggcatggtgtgtgtatggtgtgtgtgtgtgtatggtgtgtgtgtgtgtgtgtgtgtgtgcatggtgtgtgtgtgcatggtgtgtgtgtgtgtgtgtgtggtgtgtgtgtgtgtgtgtatggtgtgtgtgtgtgtgtgtgtgcatggtgtgtgtgtatggtgtgtgtgtgtgtgtatggtgtgtatggtgtatggtgtgtgtgtatggtatgtgtgtatggtgtgtgtgtgtggtgtgtgtgtgtttgtgtgtgtgtgcatggtgtgtgtgtgtgtatggtgtgtgtgtgtgtgtgtgtagggtgtgtgtatggtgtgtgtgtgtgtatggtgtgtgtgtgtgtgtgcctaacaGCATATGCCATTTATTGTCTGAGGACTTGAGAGACGACATATTGCAGCTATTGATCTTTAGCCCTAAAATCAatactggagtgtgtgtgtgtgtgtgtgtgtgtgcttggcatgtgtgtgtgtgtgtgtgtgtgtgtgtgtgtgtgtgtgtgtgtgtgtgtgtgtgtgggcttggcgtgtgaaaggtgtgtgtgtgtgtgtgtgtgtgtgtgtgtgtgtgagaccagcATGTAACATGGATACTAAGTAGAGGGCAATCCACGGGAGCCAGGATGAActgataagacacacacacacacacacacacacacacacacacacacacacatagagcagGGTAACAGCCTCCCTTATAAACAGacctactgagacagagagacactgagacagagacacactgagacagagagacactgagacagagacacactgagacagagagaccctGAGACAGAGacctactgagacagagagacactgagacagagagacaatgagacactgagacagagagacactgagacagagacatactgagacagagagacactgagacagagacctactgagacagagaaacactgagacagagagacactgagacagagagacactgagacagatagacagagacacactaagatatagagacactgagacagagatacacTAACATATagaaacactgagacagagagacactgagaaagagagacactgagacagagagacagtgagacagagagacactgagacagtgagacagagagacactgagacagagagacactgagacagagacctactgagacagagaaacactgagacagagagacactgagacagagagacactgagacagatagacagagacacactaagatatagagacactgagacagagatacacTAACATATagaaacactgagacagagagacactgagaaagagagacactgagacagagagacagttagacagagagacactgagacagagagacagtgagacaaagagacactgagacagagagacactgagacagagagacactaagatatagagacactgagacagagagacactgagacagacgtactgagacagagagacactgagacagagacacactgagacagagacacactaaGACATATTGAGATAGAGACACTGAGACAAAGGTTAGAGCTAGGCTAGGGTTAggacagtcagtctgtgagggttagggttaggacagtcagtctgtgagggttagggttaggacagtcagtctgtgagggttagggttaggacagtcagtctgtgagggttagggttaggacagtcagtctgtgagggttagggttaggacagtcagtctgttagggttagggttaggacagtcAGCCTGTGAGGGTTAggacagtcagtctgtgagggttagggttaggacagtcagtttgtgagggttagggttaggacagtcagtctgtgagggttagggttaggacagtcagtctgtgagggttagggttaggtttaggacagtcagtctgtgagggttagggttaggacagtcagtctgtgagggttagggttaggacagtcagtctgtgagggttagggttaggacagtcagtctgtgagggttatggttagggttttggttaggacagtcagtctgtgagggttagggttagggttaggacagtcagtctgtgagggtGAGTGTTAGGCcagtcagtctgtgagggttaggacagtcagtctgtgagggttagggttagggttaggacagtcagtctgtgagggtgagggttaggacagtcagtctgtgagggttaggacagtcagtctgtgagggtgagggttaggacagtcagtctgtgagggtgagggttaggacagtcagtctttgagggttagggttagagttaggaaagtcagtctgtgagggttagggttaggacagtcagtctgtgagggtgagggttaggacagtcagtctgtgaaggttagggttaggacagtcagtctgtgagggtgagggtgaggacagtcagtctgtgagggtCTGGCTGCGCACGGCTGAATTGAGTCCCTTATAATCTCGATGTTGTTTTAAAAAGGTTCCTCCTCTAAAAGTCAAAACGCTGTGAGATTTGGTTTCAAGCCCTTTTAGCTTTTCAACTAGACACTGATTACACAGGAAGATAAGACCACCACactgggaatgtgtgtgtgtgtgtgtgtctgtgtaatgtgtgtgtgtgtgtgtgtgtgtcaacactCCACTGTCCCCTGGCAGAGGTTCCATTagattctctcctctctcttgttgCCGGGCGCCACTGTACACTGTTGTGTTTGACCTATTCCTGCCCTTAAAtattgaccacacacacacacacacacacacacacacacacacacacacacagagagagagcagggtaacAGCCTCCCTTATAAATACAGAGAATACTGAGACAGACCCTGTAGTCACAGTGAGACCGACCTACTGGGGCAGActtactgagacagagagacactgagacagagagacactgagacagagagacactgagaaagagagacactgagacagagagacactgagacagagagacactgagacagagacactgagacagagacactgagacagacctACTGcgacagagagacactgagacagagagacgctgagacagagagacactgagacaaagacactgagacagagacacactgagacagagacacactgagacaaagacactgagacagagagacactgagacagagagacactgagacagagagacagtgagacagagagacagtgagacagtgagacagagagacagtgagacagtgagacagagagacagtgagacagagacacactgagacagagagacactgagacagagagacactgagacagagagacagtgagacagtgagacagagagacactgagacagagagacactgagacagagagacagtgagacagtgagacagagagacactgagacagagagacactgaaacagagagacactgagacagagagacagagagacactgagacagagagacactgagacagagacacactgagacagagagacactgagacagtgagacagagagacagtgagacagagagacagtgagacagagagacactgagacagagagacagtgagacagagagacagtgagacagagagacactgagacagagagacagagagacactgagacagagagacagtgagacagagagacagtgagcagCAGGAGACCTCTATAAGCCTGGAGAGAGAGCGGACCAGAGGACCAGAAGAGGAAACCCAGAATCCTAAGTCCAACCCAGAAGAACAGGACCAGTCAGTCAGCTGGGACCCAGAATACCCAGAACCGGCCCAGTCCACTacagccccagaaccagcccaGAATCGGCCCAGGCCACTacagccccagaaccagcccaGAACCGGCCCAGGCCACTACAGAACCAGCCCAGAACCGGCCCAGTCCACTacagccccagaaccagcccaGAATCGGCCCAGGCCACTacagccccagaaccagcccaTAACCGGCCCAGGCCACTACAGAACCAGCCCAGAATCGGCCCAGGCCACTacagccccagaaccagcccaGAACCGGCCCAGGCCACTACAGAACCAGCCAAGAACCGGCCCAGTCCACTacagccccagaaccagcccaGAATCGGCCCAGGCCACTacagccccagaaccagcccaGAACCGGCCCAGGCCACTACAGAACCATCCCAGAACCAGCCCAGGCCAATACAGCCCCAGAACCCACCCAGAACCAGCCCAGAACCCGCCCAGAACCAGCCCAGAACCAGCGGACAGgacagagaggtgaggagagtgtGGAGGGTTCAGAACGAGACAAGAACAAAATATGCCTTTAACCGCTCAGTTCTGAttggtgttctgtctctgtcctcggttctgattggtgttctgtctctgtcctcagttctgattggtgttctgtctctgtcctcagttctgattggtgttctgtctctgtcctcagttctgattggtgttctgtctctgtcctcagttctgattggtgttctgtctctgtcctcggttctgattggtgttctgtctctgtcctcagttctgattggtgttctgtctctgtcctcagttcttgattggtgttctgtctctgtcctcagttctgattggtgttctgtctctgtcctcgGTTCTGATTGGTGTTCTGTCTTTAACCTCTCAGTTCTGAttggtgttctgtctctgtcctcagttctgattggtgttctgtctctgtcctcagttctgattggtgttctgtctctgtcctcgGTTCTGATTGGTGTTCTGTATCTGTCCTCCGTTCTGATTGGTGTTCTGTCTCTGACCTCGGTTCTGAttggtgttctgtctctgtcctcgGTTCTGATTGGTGTTCTGTATCTGTCCTCCGTTCTGAttggtgttctgtctctgtcctcagttCTGATTGGTGTTCTGTCTTTAACCTCTCAGTTCTGAttggtgttctgtctctgtcctcgGTTCTGATTGGTTCTGATAATATTAATGTCAAGATGGCGACGGGAGTCATCAGAACCTTCCGTCTCTCGGCCACTCCCTCCTGCTATCTACCCATGATCCTCCAGCATTCCCCCatggatgaggaggaagaggagagggaggaagaggaagaggaagaggaggaggtaagaCCTTATAACTCTTTTTAAACCTCTGACCTTTATCTCTgatattaaatgttttttttattgatttgataaaataaatgattattgttattaatattattattaggagagggaggaagaggaaggtgatgaggaggatgaagcTTTCTCAAGCCCCGCCCCTTGCTCGTCAGAtctgaccaatcagctgcttcgGTTCGCTGACACCATCAGCCGGGACGTCATGCGGTATTTCGGCTGTCGCCGCGACGACCCGGACGCCCGCGACATCTACGGCGACGACGACGACGACCGCGTCTCCACGGCGACGAGCGGACGACGGCGTTACTACGACGACCTGGTTAGGATGGCAACGGGAAGCCCGGAGTCCGCGTCCAGGGCCGACGGTCGCCGTGTCGCCGGGGGCGACGGAAGTCTTGGTCCGTTGGCCGAGTTGTTTGACTGTTGGATAGGGCGGAGCCTGGGACAATGTCGTCCAATGAACACAAGACACCTCCCTCTCAGCTTCTGGAACGAGCCAATCCCCTGCCTCCCTGTGGGCACGCTCATTAGCGCTGACaatacacgcacacaccacaACGTGCACTCACACGACAACGTGCACTCACACCCGGACTTCAGTGACCTGCTGGCTTACTGGGACCCCAATcctgacctcacacacacaccgaccacacacacacctgacctcacacacacctgacctctcacacacaccgacctctcacaca
Coding sequences within it:
- the LOC115191081 gene encoding uncharacterized protein LOC115191081, whose protein sequence is MATGVIRTFRLSATPSCYLPMILQHSPMDEEEEEREEEEEEEEEEREEEEGDEEDEAFSSPAPCSSDLTNQLLRFADTISRDVMRYFGCRRDDPDARDIYGDDDDDRVSTATSGRRRYYDDLVRMATGSPESASRADGRRVAGGDGSLGPLAELFDCWIGRSLGQCRPMNTRHLPLSFWNEPIPCLPVGTLISADNTRTHHNVHSHDNVHSHPDFSDLLAYWDPNPDLTHTPTTHTPDLTHT